A genome region from Streptomyces sp. S4.7 includes the following:
- a CDS encoding SseB family protein has protein sequence MYGYDQNAGAQQQYAPPQQPMGGGYGEQPLYPEPSPPSLADAVRAFTTGSLSAEDFQQIFATSKVYCPRGDNPGFLALHNTQQPVIPMFSTLKELRRYAGKESKYFVITGAEVIDLLPTGYGFVIDMEGDHRMVFDAKAVEQMVDFAMRRMYG, from the coding sequence ATGTACGGCTACGACCAGAACGCTGGCGCCCAGCAGCAGTACGCACCCCCGCAGCAGCCGATGGGCGGCGGATACGGGGAGCAGCCGCTGTACCCCGAGCCGTCCCCGCCGTCGCTGGCGGACGCGGTGCGGGCGTTCACGACCGGGTCGCTCTCCGCCGAGGACTTCCAGCAGATCTTCGCGACGTCGAAGGTCTACTGCCCGCGCGGTGACAATCCGGGGTTCCTGGCCCTGCACAACACCCAGCAGCCGGTCATCCCGATGTTCAGCACGCTCAAGGAGCTGCGGCGGTACGCGGGCAAGGAGTCGAAGTACTTCGTGATCACGGGCGCGGAGGTGATCGACCTGCTGCCGACGGGGTACGGCTTCGTGATCGACATGGAGGGCGACCACCGGATGGTCTTCGACGCGAAGGCCGTGGAGCAGATGGTGGACTTCGCGATGCGCCGGATGTACGGCTGA
- the aspS gene encoding aspartate--tRNA ligase has product MHRYRSHTCGELRASDVSTDVRLSGWLHNRRDLGGILFIDLRDHYGLVQLVARPGTPANEELSKLTKETVVRIDGKVSARGADNVNPELPTGEIEIEVTEVEVLGAAGPLPFTINTDDGVNEERRLEYRFLDLRRERMHRNILLRTAVISAIRHKMTTLGFNEMATPILTATSPEGARDFVVPSRLNPGKFYALPQAPQQFKQLLMISGFDRYFQIAPCFRDEDARADRSPGEFYQLDVEMSFVEQEDVFRPIEKMMTELFTEFGGGREVTSPFPRIPFRESMLKYGNDKPDLRAKLELVDISDVFEGSEFKAFAGRHVRALPVPDTAGQSRKFFDGLGDYAVEQGAKGLAWVRVGEDGSLAGPIAKFLTEDNVKVLTERLSLVPGHAIFFGAGEFGEVSKIMSAVRVEAAKRAGHFEEGVFRFCWVVDFPMYEKDEETGRIDFSHNPFSMPQGGLDDLETKDPLDILAWQYDIVCNGIELSSGAIRNHQPDVMLKAFEIAGYDRETVEHEFAGMLRAFRLGAPPHGGIAPGVDRIVMLLADEPNIRETIAFPLNGNAQDLMMGAPSELDETRLRELNIQLRKPVTK; this is encoded by the coding sequence ATGCATCGGTACAGGTCCCACACCTGCGGCGAGCTCCGCGCCTCTGACGTCTCCACCGACGTCCGGCTGAGCGGCTGGCTGCACAATCGTCGAGACCTGGGCGGCATCCTCTTCATCGATCTCCGCGACCACTACGGTCTCGTCCAGCTCGTCGCGCGGCCGGGCACCCCCGCCAACGAGGAGCTGTCGAAGCTCACCAAGGAGACCGTCGTCCGTATCGACGGCAAGGTCTCCGCCCGTGGCGCGGACAACGTGAACCCGGAGCTGCCGACCGGCGAGATCGAGATCGAGGTCACCGAGGTCGAGGTGCTCGGCGCCGCCGGACCGCTGCCGTTCACGATCAACACCGACGACGGCGTCAACGAGGAGCGGCGGCTCGAATACCGCTTCCTCGACCTGCGCCGCGAGCGCATGCACCGCAACATCCTGCTGCGCACGGCCGTCATCTCCGCCATCCGGCACAAGATGACCACGCTGGGCTTCAACGAGATGGCGACCCCGATCCTGACGGCCACCTCCCCCGAGGGCGCCCGCGACTTCGTGGTCCCCTCCCGGCTGAACCCCGGCAAGTTCTACGCGCTGCCGCAGGCCCCGCAGCAGTTCAAGCAGCTGCTGATGATCTCCGGCTTCGACCGCTACTTCCAGATCGCGCCCTGCTTCCGCGACGAGGACGCCCGCGCGGACCGGTCGCCCGGCGAGTTCTACCAGCTCGACGTGGAGATGTCCTTCGTCGAGCAGGAGGACGTCTTCCGGCCGATCGAGAAGATGATGACCGAGCTGTTCACCGAGTTCGGCGGCGGGCGCGAGGTCACGTCCCCCTTCCCGCGCATCCCGTTCCGCGAGTCGATGCTCAAGTACGGCAACGACAAGCCGGACCTGCGGGCCAAGCTGGAACTGGTCGACATCTCCGACGTCTTCGAGGGCTCCGAGTTCAAGGCGTTCGCGGGCAGGCACGTGCGCGCGCTGCCGGTGCCGGACACGGCCGGCCAGTCGCGGAAGTTCTTCGACGGCCTCGGTGACTACGCGGTCGAGCAGGGCGCCAAGGGACTGGCCTGGGTGCGGGTCGGCGAGGACGGCTCGCTGGCCGGCCCGATCGCCAAGTTCCTCACCGAGGACAACGTCAAGGTCCTCACCGAGCGCCTGTCCCTCGTCCCCGGCCACGCGATCTTCTTCGGCGCGGGCGAGTTCGGCGAGGTCTCGAAGATCATGAGCGCGGTCCGCGTCGAGGCGGCCAAGCGGGCCGGCCACTTCGAGGAGGGCGTGTTCCGGTTCTGCTGGGTCGTCGACTTCCCGATGTACGAGAAGGACGAGGAGACCGGCAGGATCGACTTCTCGCACAACCCGTTCTCCATGCCCCAGGGCGGACTCGACGACCTGGAGACGAAGGACCCGCTGGACATCCTGGCGTGGCAGTACGACATCGTCTGCAACGGCATCGAGCTGTCGTCGGGCGCGATCAGGAACCACCAGCCCGACGTCATGCTGAAGGCGTTCGAGATCGCGGGCTACGACCGCGAGACCGTCGAGCACGAGTTCGCGGGCATGCTGCGCGCGTTCCGTCTCGGCGCCCCGCCGCACGGCGGCATCGCGCCGGGCGTCGACCGCATCGTGATGCTGCTCGCGGACGAGCCCAACATCCGCGAGACGATCGCCTTCCCGCTCAACGGCAACGCGCAGGACCTGATGATGGGCGCGCCGAGCGAGCTGGACGAGACGCGGCTGCGGGAGCTGAACATCCAGCTCCGCAAGCCGGTCACGAAGTAG
- the metG gene encoding methionine--tRNA ligase, whose amino-acid sequence MAATGSEEQGGRAYYVTTPIYYVNDAPHLGHAYTTVAGDVLTRWHRQRGEKVWYLTGTDEHGQKIMRTAEANGVTPQEWADKLVDEAWRPLWDHLNIRNDDFIRTTEKRHTDRVQEFVQDLFDKDEIYKGGYEGPYCVGCEEYKLPGELLDGEGEFAGLKICAIHKTPVEILKEENYFFKLSEYGPKLLAHYEANPGFIQPESARNEVVNFVKQGLQDLSISRSTFDWGVPVPWDEKHVIYVWIDALLNYATAVGYNENPAKFEETFPADVHLVGKDILRFHAIIWPAMLLAQGLPLPGKIAANGWLMVGGEKMSKSNLTGIKPQDLTSHFGVDAYRWYFLRAIAFGQDGSFSWEDFSARYTSELANDYGNLASRVAAMVGKYYGGTLPETTSGGVAEQAVRDGLAKAVTEADRKIGEELDFQGGILAIFDFVKQVNGYITEQEPWKVAKDTSPDGQAALATILYTAAEALRGVAVLLNPVMPETSQKLWDSLGADAALGALADQRVQDAGTWGLLPAGTTVTKGAVLFPRLEEKSA is encoded by the coding sequence ATGGCCGCCACTGGATCCGAAGAGCAGGGTGGGCGGGCGTACTACGTCACCACCCCCATTTACTACGTCAACGACGCTCCTCACCTGGGCCACGCCTACACGACCGTCGCAGGCGACGTCCTCACCCGCTGGCACCGCCAGCGGGGCGAGAAGGTGTGGTACCTCACCGGCACGGACGAGCACGGTCAGAAGATCATGCGCACGGCCGAGGCGAACGGTGTCACCCCGCAGGAGTGGGCGGACAAGCTCGTCGACGAGGCGTGGCGGCCTCTGTGGGACCACCTGAACATCCGGAACGACGATTTCATCCGCACGACGGAGAAGCGGCACACCGACCGCGTCCAGGAGTTCGTGCAGGACCTGTTCGACAAGGACGAGATCTACAAGGGCGGCTATGAGGGCCCGTACTGCGTGGGCTGCGAGGAGTACAAGCTCCCGGGCGAACTGCTCGACGGCGAAGGTGAGTTCGCGGGTCTGAAGATCTGCGCCATCCACAAGACGCCGGTGGAGATCCTCAAGGAGGAGAACTACTTCTTCAAGCTCAGCGAGTACGGCCCCAAGCTCCTCGCGCACTACGAGGCCAACCCCGGCTTCATCCAGCCGGAGTCGGCGCGCAACGAGGTCGTGAACTTCGTCAAGCAGGGCCTCCAGGACCTGTCCATCTCCCGGTCGACGTTCGACTGGGGCGTGCCGGTGCCGTGGGACGAGAAGCACGTGATCTACGTGTGGATCGACGCGCTCCTGAACTACGCGACGGCCGTCGGCTACAACGAGAACCCGGCGAAGTTCGAGGAGACCTTCCCCGCCGACGTACACCTCGTCGGCAAGGACATCCTGCGCTTCCACGCGATCATCTGGCCCGCGATGCTGCTGGCGCAGGGGCTGCCGCTGCCCGGGAAGATCGCCGCGAACGGGTGGCTGATGGTCGGCGGCGAGAAGATGTCCAAGTCGAACCTGACCGGCATCAAGCCGCAGGACCTGACCTCGCACTTCGGTGTGGACGCGTACCGCTGGTACTTCCTGCGGGCGATCGCGTTCGGGCAGGACGGCTCGTTCTCCTGGGAGGACTTCTCCGCCCGGTACACCTCCGAGCTGGCCAACGACTACGGCAACCTCGCCTCGCGCGTCGCGGCGATGGTCGGCAAGTACTACGGCGGCACGCTGCCGGAGACCACGTCGGGCGGGGTCGCCGAGCAGGCCGTACGCGACGGGCTGGCGAAGGCGGTCACCGAGGCCGACCGGAAGATCGGCGAGGAGCTGGACTTCCAGGGCGGGATCCTGGCGATCTTCGACTTCGTGAAGCAGGTCAACGGCTACATCACGGAGCAGGAGCCCTGGAAGGTCGCGAAGGACACGTCCCCGGACGGCCAGGCGGCACTCGCGACGATCCTGTACACGGCGGCGGAGGCGCTGCGCGGGGTGGCCGTGCTGCTGAACCCGGTGATGCCGGAGACGTCACAGAAGCTGTGGGATTCCCTGGGCGCGGACGCCGCGCTGGGCGCGCTCGCGGACCAGCGCGTCCAGGACGCGGGCACCTGGGGCCTGCTCCCGGCGGGCACGACGGTCACGAAGGGCGCGGTGCTCTTCCCGCGCCTGGAGGAGAAGTCGGCGTAA
- a CDS encoding SpoIIE family protein phosphatase, with amino-acid sequence MRTEDVLAAIATGLWRWDNAAGLVTLDAEAARLFGLPAESTVLSEAAMRARLHPVDWNETYGIIRLAVAEGTLAEAHIRVVGEDGQVIRTIRSRSKPLATEREYGEDYELVGTVQEIVHPHAGALTGRSPVAGDWRRSREAFLLDAGRALAEARSTAEVLRVAASLSMPGFSPDGLAVFGVEGERLTVIGHHGHGDGAEGPFTDMSLSTDYPAAEVVRTGRAIYLATPKEYQDRYPATWPLVKRFERRSWAFVPLVVAGRTMGAWVAGFKHPVTFTPDERSVLTTVARMLAQALARAEVTETERELSLGLQRSMMPTLGPAIPNMSVAARYVPTGGGLQVGGDWYDIIPLPGGTKVALVIGDVQGHDVRAAGLMGQLRIALRAYAAEGHRPDAVLSRASRFLHGMYEFSTAQGPTHPDQSDDGEDSDYTVPRFATCLYMEVDPDSGTLDIARAGHPDPVIRSADGVALIRQTAGGLPLGIEADSDYPTTRVVLEPGDTLMLCTDGLIETGGHDMLSGWARLRPVLENTTDTSLEKLADALVEAVHGPGSHYTTGPLADRREDDIALLLLSRHSSPARRPPRRTVLTIAQAEPDQVADARHQLRELLHDWADEEQVDSAVLMLSEMATNVLVHTDGDAVLIAEAAGDRGKRRLRVEVADVSDELPHRRRPGELASSGRGLLLMEMLADAWGVDPRGEGKSIWFEIYEQNDTPLPSRPAEKLSPSGD; translated from the coding sequence ATGCGCACCGAGGATGTACTGGCCGCGATCGCGACCGGTCTGTGGCGCTGGGACAACGCGGCCGGGCTCGTCACCCTCGACGCGGAGGCGGCTCGGCTGTTCGGGCTGCCCGCTGAGTCCACGGTCCTCAGCGAGGCGGCCATGCGCGCGCGCCTGCATCCGGTCGACTGGAACGAGACCTACGGCATCATCCGCCTCGCGGTCGCCGAGGGGACACTCGCCGAGGCCCACATCCGGGTCGTGGGCGAGGACGGGCAGGTCATCCGTACGATCAGGTCCCGCTCGAAGCCGCTGGCGACCGAGCGGGAGTACGGCGAGGACTACGAGCTGGTCGGCACGGTCCAGGAGATCGTCCACCCACACGCGGGCGCGCTGACCGGCCGCAGCCCCGTCGCCGGCGACTGGCGGCGCTCCCGCGAGGCCTTCCTGCTCGACGCCGGCCGGGCGCTCGCGGAGGCGCGGTCCACCGCCGAGGTGCTGCGGGTCGCGGCGTCGCTGTCGATGCCGGGGTTCTCCCCCGACGGGCTCGCCGTCTTCGGCGTCGAGGGCGAGCGGCTGACGGTCATCGGGCACCACGGGCACGGGGACGGCGCGGAGGGGCCCTTCACCGACATGTCCCTGAGCACGGACTATCCGGCGGCGGAGGTCGTACGGACCGGCCGGGCGATCTATCTGGCGACTCCCAAGGAGTACCAGGACCGCTACCCCGCGACCTGGCCGCTCGTGAAGCGGTTCGAACGCCGGTCCTGGGCCTTCGTGCCGCTCGTCGTCGCCGGGCGCACCATGGGCGCCTGGGTGGCGGGCTTCAAACACCCGGTGACGTTCACACCCGACGAGCGGTCCGTGCTGACGACGGTCGCCAGGATGCTCGCGCAGGCGCTGGCGCGCGCGGAGGTCACCGAGACGGAGCGCGAGCTGTCGCTGGGGCTCCAGCGCTCGATGATGCCGACGCTGGGGCCGGCCATCCCCAACATGAGCGTCGCCGCGCGCTACGTGCCGACCGGCGGCGGGCTCCAGGTGGGCGGCGACTGGTACGACATCATCCCGCTGCCCGGCGGCACCAAGGTGGCGCTGGTCATCGGCGACGTCCAGGGGCACGACGTGCGGGCGGCGGGCCTCATGGGGCAGTTGCGGATCGCCCTGCGCGCGTACGCGGCCGAGGGGCACCGGCCCGACGCCGTGCTGTCGCGGGCCTCGCGCTTCCTGCACGGCATGTACGAGTTCTCGACCGCGCAGGGGCCCACGCACCCCGACCAGAGCGACGACGGGGAGGATTCCGACTACACCGTGCCGCGCTTCGCGACGTGCCTGTACATGGAGGTCGACCCGGACTCGGGCACGCTCGACATCGCACGGGCCGGGCACCCGGACCCGGTGATCCGCTCGGCGGACGGCGTGGCCCTCATCCGGCAGACGGCGGGCGGGCTGCCGCTGGGCATCGAGGCGGACTCGGACTACCCGACGACACGGGTGGTCCTGGAGCCCGGCGACACCCTGATGCTCTGCACCGACGGGCTGATCGAGACCGGCGGGCACGACATGCTGAGCGGCTGGGCCCGGCTGCGGCCCGTGCTGGAGAACACCACGGACACCTCGCTGGAGAAGCTCGCCGACGCGCTGGTCGAGGCCGTCCACGGTCCCGGCTCGCACTACACGACGGGCCCGCTCGCCGACCGCCGCGAGGACGACATCGCGCTGCTGCTGCTCTCCCGCCACAGCTCACCGGCCCGGCGGCCCCCGCGCCGTACGGTGCTGACCATCGCCCAGGCCGAACCGGATCAGGTCGCGGACGCGCGTCACCAGCTGCGGGAGCTGCTGCACGACTGGGCGGACGAGGAACAGGTCGACTCGGCGGTGCTGATGCTCTCGGAGATGGCGACGAACGTCCTGGTCCACACGGACGGCGACGCGGTGCTGATCGCGGAGGCGGCGGGGGACCGGGGCAAACGCCGCCTGCGTGTGGAGGTCGCGGACGTGAGCGACGAACTGCCCCACAGACGCCGCCCGGGCGAACTGGCATCGAGCGGCCGCGGCCTGCTGCTGATGGAGATGCTGGCGGACGCGTGGGGGGTGGACCCACGGGGAGAGGGCAAATCGATCTGGTTCGAAATCTACGAACAGAACGACACCCCCCTGCCTTCCCGCCCGGCGGAGAAACTCAGCCCGTCCGGCGATTGA
- a CDS encoding response regulator transcription factor, with protein sequence MRVLVAEDEEILAELIATGLRRAGFAVDTVYSGDAALAYLGLHDYDVVVLDRDLPRVHGDDVARRLVAEESRTRILMLTASTSMEERVKGLDLGADDYLGKPFEFPELVSRVRALRRRSARALPPTLERRGVRLDTVGRTAVRDGLALDLSVKELTVLQILLEADGKAVTAQQLLERAWDAQADPFSGVVRVCVGQLGEKLGDPALIRTVDVDGGGYVL encoded by the coding sequence ATGCGGGTGCTGGTCGCCGAGGACGAGGAAATCCTGGCCGAGCTGATCGCGACGGGGCTGCGGCGGGCCGGTTTCGCCGTCGACACCGTCTACAGCGGAGACGCCGCCCTGGCCTATTTGGGACTGCACGACTACGACGTGGTCGTCCTCGACCGCGACCTTCCCCGCGTCCACGGCGACGACGTCGCGCGCAGGCTCGTCGCGGAGGAGTCCCGCACCCGCATCCTGATGCTGACGGCGTCGACCTCCATGGAGGAGCGCGTCAAGGGGCTCGATCTGGGCGCGGACGACTACCTCGGCAAGCCCTTCGAGTTCCCGGAGCTGGTCTCGCGGGTGCGGGCGCTGCGGCGGCGCAGCGCCCGTGCGTTACCGCCGACGCTGGAGCGCCGCGGCGTACGGCTCGACACCGTGGGCCGTACGGCGGTCCGTGACGGACTGGCCCTCGACCTCTCGGTGAAGGAGCTGACCGTCCTCCAGATCCTGCTGGAGGCGGACGGCAAGGCGGTGACCGCCCAGCAGCTGCTGGAGCGGGCGTGGGACGCGCAGGCGGACCCGTTCTCGGGTGTCGTACGCGTCTGTGTGGGGCAGCTCGGCGAGAAGCTGGGCGATCCGGCGCTGATCCGCACGGTGGATGTGGACGGAGGAGGTTACGTGCTGTGA
- a CDS encoding acyl-CoA dehydrogenase, which translates to MGHYKSNLRDIEFNLFEVLGRDKLYGTSPFAEMDVETARTILAEVTKLAESELAASYADADRNPPVFDPETNTAPVPASFKKSYQAFMDSEYWRLGLPEEIGGTTSPRSLIWAYAELLLGANPAIWMYTSGPAFAGILFEEGNEAQKKIAEIAVEKQWGSTMVLTEPDAGSDVGAGRAKAVEQEDGSWHIEGVKRFITSGEHDMSENILHYVLARPEGAGPGTKGLSLFLVPKYEFDWETGELGERNGVYATNVEHKMGLKASNTCELTFGDRHPAKGWLIGDKHEGIRQMFMIIEFARMMVGTKAIAALSTGYLNALEYAKERVQGPDLSQFMDKSAPKVTITHHPDVRRSLMTQKAYAEGMRALVLYTASLQDEIAKKEAEGEDVKAQHALNDLLLPIVKGYGSEKSYEQLAQSLQTLGGSGYLQEYPIEQYIRDAKIDTLYEGTTAIQGQDFFFRKIVRDQGQALNTLSEEIKQFLAVGTGGAELAPARDALAKAAVDLEAIVGKMLTDLTATAEDVKNIYKVGLNTTRLLMASGDVVVGYLLLRGAAVAVEKLETASAKDVPFYQGKIAAAKFFAGNVLPGVSVERAVAESVDNSLMELDEAAF; encoded by the coding sequence ATGGGGCACTACAAGTCGAATCTCCGCGACATCGAGTTCAACCTCTTCGAGGTCCTCGGGCGCGACAAGCTGTACGGCACGAGCCCGTTCGCGGAGATGGACGTCGAGACCGCCAGGACCATCCTTGCCGAGGTCACCAAGCTCGCCGAGTCCGAGCTGGCCGCCTCCTACGCGGACGCGGACCGCAATCCGCCCGTCTTCGACCCGGAGACCAACACCGCTCCGGTGCCCGCCTCCTTCAAGAAGAGCTACCAGGCGTTCATGGACTCGGAGTACTGGCGCCTGGGTCTCCCCGAGGAGATCGGCGGCACCACCTCTCCCCGCTCCCTGATCTGGGCCTACGCCGAGCTGCTGCTGGGCGCCAACCCGGCGATCTGGATGTACACCTCGGGGCCGGCCTTCGCCGGCATCCTCTTCGAAGAGGGCAACGAGGCGCAGAAGAAGATCGCCGAGATCGCCGTCGAGAAGCAGTGGGGCTCCACGATGGTCCTCACCGAGCCCGACGCGGGCTCGGACGTGGGCGCGGGCCGGGCGAAGGCCGTCGAGCAGGAGGACGGCTCCTGGCACATCGAGGGCGTGAAGCGCTTCATCACCTCCGGCGAGCACGACATGTCGGAGAACATCCTTCATTACGTGCTGGCGCGCCCCGAGGGCGCCGGCCCCGGCACCAAGGGCCTGTCGCTCTTCCTCGTACCGAAGTACGAGTTCGACTGGGAGACCGGCGAGCTGGGCGAGCGCAACGGCGTCTACGCGACGAACGTCGAGCACAAGATGGGCCTCAAGGCGTCCAACACGTGCGAGCTGACCTTCGGCGACCGCCACCCCGCCAAGGGCTGGCTGATCGGTGACAAGCACGAGGGCATCCGCCAGATGTTCATGATCATCGAGTTCGCCCGGATGATGGTCGGCACGAAGGCCATCGCCGCGCTCTCGACCGGCTACCTGAACGCGCTGGAGTACGCCAAGGAGCGCGTCCAGGGCCCCGACCTGTCGCAGTTCATGGACAAGAGCGCGCCCAAGGTCACCATCACGCACCACCCGGACGTGCGCCGCTCGCTCATGACGCAGAAGGCGTACGCGGAGGGCATGCGCGCGCTGGTGCTCTACACCGCCTCCCTCCAGGACGAGATCGCCAAGAAGGAGGCGGAGGGCGAGGACGTCAAGGCGCAGCACGCGCTGAACGACCTGCTGCTCCCGATCGTGAAGGGCTACGGCTCCGAGAAGTCGTACGAACAGCTCGCGCAGTCGCTCCAGACGCTCGGCGGCTCGGGGTATCTCCAGGAGTACCCGATCGAGCAGTACATCCGGGACGCCAAGATCGACACTCTTTACGAGGGCACCACCGCCATCCAGGGCCAGGACTTCTTCTTCCGGAAGATCGTCCGCGACCAGGGCCAGGCGCTGAACACCCTCTCCGAGGAGATCAAGCAGTTCCTCGCCGTCGGCACCGGCGGCGCCGAGCTGGCCCCGGCCCGCGACGCGCTCGCCAAGGCGGCAGTCGACCTGGAGGCGATCGTCGGGAAGATGCTGACCGACCTCACCGCCACCGCCGAGGACGTCAAGAACATCTACAAGGTGGGCCTCAACACCACCCGTCTGCTGATGGCGTCGGGCGACGTCGTCGTCGGCTATCTGCTGCTGCGCGGCGCGGCGGTCGCCGTGGAGAAGCTGGAGACGGCCTCCGCGAAGGACGTGCCCTTCTACCAGGGCAAGATCGCGGCGGCGAAGTTCTTCGCGGGCAACGTCCTGCCGGGCGTCTCGGTGGAGCGAGCGGTGGCCGAGTCGGTCGACAACTCGCTGATGGAGCTGGACGAGGCGGCGTTCTAG
- a CDS encoding L,D-transpeptidase family protein, giving the protein MSYRSGPRPHGVAALLLAAGLLLGGCAGGFGGEGGSSVPQAVNGKGGNGGGEGTGGGRGRAVPGPAAEEQTEARVVRPREIPSLGPKTRSRIPEDSRQAVVVTGDAPDSNRAMLVLYERDPVEGWRSVSDPWPAHNALKGWTDDHRQGDLRSPIGVFGLTDAGGRLPDPGTRLPYDRGPAFTVDGVGFEGEPLAGSFDHVVAINYNRRPGTTPLDWTRPLGAGKGGGIWIHVDHGGPTQGCVSVPMGRMKELLRWLDPGKVPQVVMGDVSSLGR; this is encoded by the coding sequence ATGTCTTACCGCTCAGGGCCGAGGCCGCACGGGGTGGCCGCTCTTCTGCTCGCCGCCGGTCTGCTGCTCGGCGGCTGCGCGGGCGGGTTCGGGGGAGAAGGCGGATCGTCCGTCCCGCAGGCGGTGAACGGCAAGGGCGGGAACGGGGGCGGCGAGGGTACGGGCGGTGGTCGGGGCCGGGCGGTACCGGGTCCGGCGGCGGAGGAGCAGACCGAGGCGCGCGTCGTGCGGCCGAGGGAGATTCCGTCGCTCGGCCCGAAGACCCGGTCGCGGATCCCGGAGGACAGCCGCCAGGCCGTCGTGGTGACCGGGGACGCGCCGGACTCCAACCGCGCCATGCTGGTTCTCTACGAGCGTGACCCGGTGGAGGGGTGGCGGTCGGTGTCGGACCCGTGGCCGGCGCACAACGCCCTGAAGGGCTGGACCGACGACCACCGGCAGGGTGACCTGCGGAGCCCGATCGGCGTCTTCGGCCTGACGGACGCGGGTGGGCGGCTGCCGGATCCGGGGACGAGGCTTCCGTACGACCGGGGGCCGGCCTTCACGGTCGACGGCGTCGGCTTCGAGGGCGAGCCGCTCGCGGGGTCCTTCGACCACGTGGTCGCCATCAACTACAACCGCCGGCCGGGCACCACCCCGCTGGACTGGACGCGTCCGCTGGGCGCGGGGAAGGGCGGCGGCATCTGGATCCACGTGGATCACGGGGGGCCGACGCAGGGCTGTGTCTCGGTGCCGATGGGTCGTATGAAGGAGCTGCTGCGGTGGCTGGACCCGGGGAAGGTGCCGCAGGTGGTGATGGGTGACGTGTCCTCGCTGGGGCGGTAG
- a CDS encoding pirin family protein: MPAVTVENPLTLPRVTAAADAVARPVLAVSTAPGGFEGEGFPVRRAFAGINYQHLDPFIMMDQMGEVEYAPGEPKGTPWHPHRGFETVTYLIDGTFIHQDSNGGGGTIRNGDTQWMTAGSGLLHIEAPPESLVTSGGLFHGLQLWVNLPAADKMMDPRYQDIRGGQVQLLTSHDGGALLRVIAGSLDGHEGPGITHTPITMIHATLRPGAEVTLPWREDFNGLAYVLAGRGSVGTDRRPVHTGQTAVFGAGSSLTVRADESQDSNTPDLEVVLLGGRPIREPMAHYGPFVMNSHAELKQAFEDFQAGRLGTVPAGTE; this comes from the coding sequence ATGCCCGCTGTGACCGTCGAAAACCCGCTGACCCTTCCCCGCGTCACGGCGGCCGCCGACGCCGTCGCCCGTCCCGTGCTCGCCGTGTCCACCGCGCCGGGTGGTTTCGAGGGCGAGGGATTCCCGGTGCGCCGGGCGTTCGCGGGGATCAACTACCAGCACCTCGACCCGTTCATCATGATGGACCAGATGGGTGAGGTGGAGTACGCGCCGGGAGAGCCGAAGGGCACGCCCTGGCACCCGCACCGCGGCTTCGAGACCGTGACGTACCTGATCGACGGCACCTTCATCCACCAGGACAGCAACGGTGGCGGCGGGACGATCCGCAACGGTGACACGCAGTGGATGACGGCGGGCTCCGGCCTGCTGCACATCGAGGCGCCGCCGGAGTCGCTCGTCACGTCGGGCGGTCTCTTCCACGGCCTCCAGCTCTGGGTGAACCTGCCGGCGGCCGACAAGATGATGGACCCGCGCTACCAGGACATCCGCGGCGGCCAGGTGCAGCTGCTGACGTCGCACGACGGAGGCGCGCTGCTGCGGGTGATCGCGGGCTCGCTGGACGGGCACGAGGGCCCCGGCATCACGCACACGCCGATCACGATGATCCACGCGACGCTGCGGCCGGGTGCCGAGGTCACGCTGCCGTGGCGCGAGGACTTCAACGGTCTCGCGTACGTCCTGGCGGGACGCGGCTCCGTCGGGACCGACCGGCGGCCGGTGCACACCGGCCAGACGGCGGTCTTCGGCGCGGGGTCGTCTCTGACGGTCCGCGCGGACGAGTCCCAGGACTCGAACACGCCTGACCTGGAGGTCGTCCTCCTCGGCGGCCGTCCGATCCGCGAACCGATGGCGCACTACGGGCCGTTCGTGATGAACAGCCACGCCGAGCTGAAGCAGGCCTTCGAGGACTTCCAGGCCGGCCGGCTGGGCACGGTGCCGGCGGGCACCGAGTAA